Proteins from one Cryptomeria japonica chromosome 4, Sugi_1.0, whole genome shotgun sequence genomic window:
- the LOC131875028 gene encoding UDP-glycosyltransferase 85A1-like, protein MASSSKSEMDCNEWLDSKPAQSVIYVSFGSFMTVARSQVRELADGLMKSGCYFLWALRPDKEADHVSEMLPTGFLEECKGRGIIAPWFRQAEVLKHPAVGGFLSHCGWNAVVESVSVGIPMLGFPIGGDQFFNCRFMVEEWKFGLGLKNTEDGNRIIRAEEIEMKVRMLMEGEEGERVRRAAERFRDLAVEEVSKGGRSAANLEVLVNSLKVI, encoded by the coding sequence ATGGCCTCCTCTTCAAAGTCCGAGATGGACTGTAATGAATGGCTGGATTCGAAACCGGCGCAGTCAGTTATCTATGTTTCCTTCGGCAGCTTCATGACTGTGGCAAGATCTCAGGTAAGGGAACTAGCAGACGGTCTCATGAAAAGCGGGTGCTATTTTTTGTGGGCGCTTCGTCCAGATAAAGAGGCGGATCATGTGTCGGAGATGTTACCGACTGGATTTTTGGAGGAATGTAAAGGGCGAGGGATAATTGCGCCCTGGTTTAGGCAGGCGGAGGTTCTGAAACATCCTGCCGTGGGAGGGTTTTTGAGCCACTGCGGGTGGAATGCGGTCGTGGAAAGTGTCTCGGTAGGTATTCCCATGTTGGGATTTCCTATTGGAGGGGACCAGTTTTTCAATTGCAGATTCATGGTGGAGGAATGGAAGTTTGGGTTAGGGCTGAAAAATACAGAGGATGGGAATAGGATTATAAGAGCTGAAGAAATAGAGATGAAGGTGAGAATGTTGATGGAAGGGGAGGAGGGTGAGAGAGTAAGAAGAGCAGCAGAGAGATTTAGGGATTTGGCCGTGGAGGAAGTGAGTAAAGGAGGACGCTCTGCAGCTAATTTGGAAGTGCTAGTGAATAGTCTGAAAGTAATTTGA